The proteins below come from a single Balaenoptera ricei isolate mBalRic1 chromosome 17, mBalRic1.hap2, whole genome shotgun sequence genomic window:
- the MYC gene encoding myc proto-oncogene protein — MPLNVSFANRNYDLDYDSVQPYFYCDEEENFYQQQQQSELQPPAPSEDIWKKFELLPTPPLSPSRRSGLCSPSYVTVASFSPRGDDGGGGGSFSSADQLEMVTELLGGDMVNQSFICDPDDETFIKNIIIQDCMWSGFSAAAKLVSEKLASYQAARKDSGSPSPARGHGGCSTSSLYLQDLSAAASECIDPSVVFPYPLNDSSSPKPCASPDSTAFSPSSDSLLSSAASSPRASPEPLALHEETPPTTSSDSEEEQEDEEEIDVVSVEKRQPPAKRSESGSPSAGGHSKPPHSPLVLKRCHVSTHQHNYAAPPSTRKDCPAAKRAKLDSGRVLKQISNNRKCASPRSSDTEENDKRRTHNVLERQRRNELKRSFFALRDQIPELENNEKAPKVVILKKATAYILSVQAEEQKLISEKDELRKRREQLKLKLEQLRNSCA; from the exons ATGCCCCTCAACGTCAGCTTCGCCAACAGGAACTATGACCTCGACTACGACTCGGTGCAGCCTTATTTCTACTGCGACGAGGAGGAGAACTTctaccagcagcagcagcagagcgAGCTGCAGCCGCCTGCGCCCAGCGAGGATATCTGGAAGAAATTCGAGCTGCTGCCCACCCCGCCCCTGTCCCCGAGCCGCCGCTCCGGGCTCTGCTCGCCCTCGTACGTCACGGTCGCGTCCTTCTCCCCCAGGGGAgacgacggcggcggcggcggcagcttcTCCTCGGCGGACCAGCTGGAGATGGTGACCGAGCTGCTGGGAGGAGACATGGTGAACCAGAGCTTCATCTGCGACCCCGACGATGAGACCTTCATCAAAAATATCATCATCCAGGACTGTATGTGGAGCGGCTTCTCGGCCGCCGCCAAGCTCGTCTCGGAGAAGCTGGCCTCTTACCAGGCTGCGCGCAAAGACAGCGGCAGCCCGAGCCCCGCCCGCGGGCACGGCGGCTGCTCCACCTCCAGCTTGTACCTGCAGGACCTGAGCGCCGCCGCCTCCGAATGCATCGACCCCTCCGTGGTCTTCCCCTACCCGCTCAACGACAGCAGCTCGCCCAAGCCCTGCGCCTCCCCCGACTCCACCGCCTTCTCCCCGTCCTCGGACTCTCTGCTCTCCTCCGCCGCGTCCTCCCCGCGGGCCAGTCCCGAGCCCCTGGCGCTCCACGAGGAGACACCACCCACCACCAGCAGCGACTCTG AGGAAGAACAAGAGGATGAGGAAGAAATTGATGTTGTTTCTGTGGAAAAGAGGCAGCCCCCTGCCAAAAGGTCAGAATCGGGGTCACCCTCTGCCGGAGGCCACAGCAAACCTCCTCACAGCCCGCTGGTCCTTAAGAGATGCCACGTGTCCACCCATCAGCACAATTATGCAGCGCCCCCCTCCACTAGGAAGGACTGTCCCGCCGCCAAGAGGGCTAAGTTGGACAGTGGCAGGGTCCTGAAACAGATCAGCAACAATCGCAAATGTGCCAGCCCCAGGTCTTCAGACACCGAGGAGAATGACAAGAGGCGGACACACAACGTCTTGGAACGCCAGAGGAGAAACGAGCTGAAACGCAGCTTTTTTGCCCTTCGTGACCAGATCCCGGAgttagaaaacaatgaaaaggcCCCCAAGGTAGTTATCCTTAAAAAAGCCACAGCATACATCCTGTCCGTCCAAGCAGAGGAGCAAAAGCTCATTTCAGAAAAAGACGAGTTGCGGAAGAGGCGAGAACAGTTGAAACTCAAACTTGAACAGCTACGGAACTCTTGCGCATAA